From a region of the Colias croceus chromosome 30, ilColCroc2.1 genome:
- the LOC123704638 gene encoding putative uncharacterized protein DDB_G0282133 isoform X1, giving the protein MLSGRDEGPVYYREIQKNAYLKRIPEDYSGKLRPLVHKKPPLKPMWTLLCVHNGKTPYLEQYPTQDSPTTHAHKPAWRVCLKGARHVTASVKPHTGQEYDFLVDTESGPVRMVAPDWDAMQDWVSTLRTKLHELRIIPRGENVYGAPPAAAVPRAAARDPTSPLPPTPPVPVDRVPGIELGPNIRPITTQNSIESTEHKTTTTVNTSTHTNTQNVNSTHAVTSTLNDTRSTTVTLNDTTVTSLSNVRNVTTTSVDSTSLQTVNVKALTTLASVRNLLNVNTTNVNSPLNDINVNTSLTNVRNALNSIVTSEVDISNWDAPISLPSTSRDKIEPKSVAKICGQSVCLDDSILKRTVSTSDDEFFTEMDKISDSVDNLDDFAYTQRLNVTDAEVKEEESTPQRTNITVIQVSNKGPPHTAIPVLGPETDIFDFNFKQKLSIKPNQPDFVNIVNTEQNSEYGTVFDKPDSEYGHISLTTTVSVTGRDDKSDASVNVKSDAVNVKSDASVHVKSDGVYERLCMASTSNASPLSVRRLRNEKIRKSSLPNLELESTYECLFPSQDNRRVNGEANSNVNSNVSNSIVPNSNVSNSNVPNSNVSNSNVQNSNVSNTNTNVANLNSNVSRTNVESNDRLRNNVERSHSQNAYDNGPRLRERRVQNNSPKREKNDKPTTNMQQKPIWRRGLTELSLLTRLKSIGLKRAESPTRQECDIERNVTSPTKVVHRSRTGARVDSSRRRSNSLSNGQPAQSAVSLRVRQALSLRAEQARGACCVGAVPARDPPLLADCDGAVWIARWNSGGNRCGGRSGDRVAAVAGVQPTCASHARQIVKGANKHMVDVLFHRVPLGKIFVITKKDHELLGIKLDSECTIQSVDTNGPAYRAGLPPGKWAVTEVNNRPINLIKGGEEEMNRISARGTEVSILIQPTSLVKKLRAAIKGNRPLLALR; this is encoded by the exons ATGTTGTCGGGGCGGGATGAAGGCCCTGTGTACTATAGAGAGATACAAAAGAATGCGTACCTCAAGAGAATACCGGAGGATTACAGTGGCAAGCTACGACCGTTGGTGCACAAG AAACCACCTCTCAAACCGATGTGGACGTTGCTCTGTGTGCACAATGGTAAAACACCATACCTTGAACAGTACCCCACACAAGACAGTCCGACGACACACGCACATAAACCAGCATGGCGTGTGTGTCTCAAAGGAGCGAGACACGTGACAGCGAGTGTGAAACCTCATACAGGGCAGGAATATGATTTTCTAGTGGATACGGAGAGCGGACCGGTCAGAATGGTGGCTCCTGATTG GGACGCAATGCAAGACTGGGTGTCCACATTACGCACGAAATTACACGAATTACGCATAATACCTCGCGGTGAGAACGTATACGGCGCGCCGCCAGCCGCCGCTGTGCCGAGAGCGGCCGCGAGAGACCCCACCTCGCCGCTGCCGCCCACACCGCCCGTGCCGGTCGATAG GGTCCCGGGAATAGAATTAGGTCCGAATATCCGTCCAATAACCACGCAGAACTCTATAGAATCTACAGAACACAAAACCACGACTACCGTAAACACAAGCACACACACAAATACACAAAACGTTAACAGCACACACGCAGTAACTTCTACATTAAATGACACACGATCCACTACAGTTACACTAAACGACACAACCGTCACATCACTATCGAACGTCAGAAATGTCACAACGACATCAGTTGACAGCACATCACTACAAACTGTCAATGTCAAAGCGTTGACAACCCTAGCGAGCGTACGGAATCTGCTAAATGTCAACACGACGAATGTCAACTCGCCGCTCAATGACATTAATGTCAATACATCGCTGACAAATGTCAGGAATGCACTCAACAGCATAGTGACGTCAGAAGTTGATATTTCGAACTGGGATGCGCCGATCTCCCTACCAAGTACTAGTAGAGATAAGATCGAGCCGAAAAGTGTAGCTAAAATATGTGGTCAAAGTGTTTGTTTGGATGACTCTATATTGAAAAGGACAGTGTCGACTAGTGATGATGAATTTTTCACGGAGATGGATAAAATCAGTGATTCGGTTGATAATTTAGATGATTTTGCGTATACACAGCGTCTGAATGTTACTGATGCCGAAGTAAAGGAGGAAGAGAG TACTCCACAAAGAACAAATATAACAGTGATTCAAGTTTCTAACAAAGGTCCACCACACACAGCCATACCCGTATTAGGGCCAGAGACAGACATATTCGATTTCAACTTCAAACAAAAACTATCGATCAAACCGAACCAGCCAGACTTCGTAAACATTGTCAATACGGAACAGAATTCAGAATACGGCACCGTGTTCGACAAACCGGACTCAGAATACGGACACATCAGTTTGACAACAACCGTCAGTGTGACAGGTCGCGATGACAAGTCCGACGCAAGTGTCAATGTCAAGTCTGACGCTGTCAATGTCAAGTCTGATGCAAGTGTCCATGTCAAAAGTGACGGCGTGTACGAGAGGCTCTGTATGGCGTCAACGTCAAACGCTTCGCCTTTGTCTGTGAGGCGGTTGAGgaatgaaaaaataagaaaGTCTTCGTTGCCAAATTTGGAATTGGAATCGACGTATGAATGTCTGTTCCCTAGTCAAGATAATAGGAGAGTGAACGGTGAAGCGAATTCCAATGTGAACTCGAATGTGTCAAATTCGATTGTGCCAAATTCGAATGTGTCAAATTCGAATGTTCCAAATTCGAATGTGTCAAATTCGAATGTTCAAAATTCGAATGTGTCGAATACGAATACAAATGTTGCGAATTTAAATTCGAATGTATCTAGAACGAATGTAGAATCTAATGATAGACTAAGGAATAACGTAGAAAGGTCGCACAGTCAGAATGCGTACGATAATGGGCCACGATTGAGGGAACGGAGGGTGCAAAATAATAGTCCTAAGAGAGAGAAAAATG ATAAACCAACAACTAATATGCAACAGAAACCAATATGGCGACGAGGGCTAACAGAACTATCTTTATTGACTCGATTGAAGAGTATTGGTTTGAAAAGAGCGGAGAGTCCTACGAGGCAGGAGTGTGATATTgaaag GAATGTGACGTCACCAACGAAAGTTGTGCACAGATCTCGTACAGGCGCAAGAGTTGACAGCAGCCGGAGGAGAAGCAATTCTCTAAGTAATG GCCAGCCAGCCCAATCGGCCGTATCTCTGCGCGTACGGCAAGCGCTATCGCTCCGCGCGGAGCAGGCTCGCGGCGCGTGCTGTGTGGGCGCCGTGCCCGCACGGGACCCGCCGCTGCTTGCTGATTGTGACGGGGCCGTGTG GATAGCACGTTGGAACAGCGGTGGTAACCGATGTGGGGGGAGGTCGGGGGATCGAGTCGCGGCGGTGGCCGGCGTGCAGCCCACGTGCGCGAGCCATGCTAGGCAGATTGTTAAGGGCGCTAATAAGCATATG GTGGACGTCCTCTTTCACAGAGTGCCGTTgggtaaaatatttgttattaccAAAAAGGACCATGAACTCTtag GTATAAAACTAGACAGCGAGTGTACTATACAGTCTGTGGACACGAACGGGCCTGCCTACCGCGCCGGGTTGCCGCCAGGCAAGTGGGCTGTCACCGAGGTCAATAATAGGCCGATCAATTTGATAAAG gGCGGCGAAGAAGAAATGAACAGAATTAGCGCGCGAGGAACCGAAGTGTCGATATTGATTCAACCGACGAGTTTGGTGAAAAAATTACGGGCAGCTATTAAAGGGAACAGACCACTTTTAGCTCTTagatag
- the LOC123704614 gene encoding histone chaperone asf1 — protein MAKVHITNVVVLDNPSPFLNPFQFELTFECIEELKEDLEWRMIYVGSAETEEHDQVLDTIYVGPIPEGRHMFVFQAPPPDVTRIPENDALGVTVVLLTCSYRGQEFVRVGYFINNEYSESEPELRENPPAKPQFDKVVRNILASEPRVTRFKINWAEPDAAPTDSGDGNIEASHAPSNDSYGASFNADSQLSGIEFQGSLSGYGDNSNSIAPMEC, from the coding sequence ATGGCTAAGGTTCATATAACCAACGTAGTTGTACTCGACAATCCCAGTCCGTTTTTGAATCCTTTTCAATTCGAGCTGACCTTCGAATGTATAGAGGAATTAAAAGAAGATCTCGAATGGAGGATGATATACGTTGGATCTGCGGAAACGGAGGAGCACGATCAAGTATTAGACACTATATACGTAGGTCCCATACCGGAGGGCCGTCACATGTTCGTATTCCAGGCCCCGCCACCTGACGTGACTCGTATACCGGAGAACGACGCTCTAGGCGTCACCGTAGTGCTTTTAACGTGTTCGTACAGAGGACAGGAGTTCGTTCGCGTCGGTTATTTCATAAACAATGAATACAGTGAGAGTGAGCCCGAGTTGCGAGAGAATCCGCCAGCGAAACCTCAGTTCGACAAAGTGGTACGGAATATTCTAGCATCCGAGCCAAGGGTAACGAGGTTTAAGATTAACTGGGCGGAACCGGACGCAGCGCCTACAGACTCTGGAGACGGGAACATAGAAGCGTCACATGCGCCTAGTAATGATTCGTATGGAGCGTCGTTTAATGCTGATAGTCAATTGAGTGGAATCGAGTTCCAGGGTAGTCTTAGTGGGTACGGGGATAACTCGAATTCTATAGCTCCTATGGAGTGCTGA
- the LOC123704638 gene encoding putative uncharacterized protein DDB_G0282133 isoform X2 yields the protein MLSGRDEGPVYYREIQKNAYLKRIPEDYSGKLRPLVHKKPPLKPMWTLLCVHNGKTPYLEQYPTQDSPTTHAHKPAWRVCLKGARHVTASVKPHTGQEYDFLVDTESGPVRMVAPDWVPGIELGPNIRPITTQNSIESTEHKTTTTVNTSTHTNTQNVNSTHAVTSTLNDTRSTTVTLNDTTVTSLSNVRNVTTTSVDSTSLQTVNVKALTTLASVRNLLNVNTTNVNSPLNDINVNTSLTNVRNALNSIVTSEVDISNWDAPISLPSTSRDKIEPKSVAKICGQSVCLDDSILKRTVSTSDDEFFTEMDKISDSVDNLDDFAYTQRLNVTDAEVKEEESTPQRTNITVIQVSNKGPPHTAIPVLGPETDIFDFNFKQKLSIKPNQPDFVNIVNTEQNSEYGTVFDKPDSEYGHISLTTTVSVTGRDDKSDASVNVKSDAVNVKSDASVHVKSDGVYERLCMASTSNASPLSVRRLRNEKIRKSSLPNLELESTYECLFPSQDNRRVNGEANSNVNSNVSNSIVPNSNVSNSNVPNSNVSNSNVQNSNVSNTNTNVANLNSNVSRTNVESNDRLRNNVERSHSQNAYDNGPRLRERRVQNNSPKREKNDKPTTNMQQKPIWRRGLTELSLLTRLKSIGLKRAESPTRQECDIERNVTSPTKVVHRSRTGARVDSSRRRSNSLSNGQPAQSAVSLRVRQALSLRAEQARGACCVGAVPARDPPLLADCDGAVWIARWNSGGNRCGGRSGDRVAAVAGVQPTCASHARQIVKGANKHMVDVLFHRVPLGKIFVITKKDHELLGIKLDSECTIQSVDTNGPAYRAGLPPGKWAVTEVNNRPINLIKGGEEEMNRISARGTEVSILIQPTSLVKKLRAAIKGNRPLLALR from the exons ATGTTGTCGGGGCGGGATGAAGGCCCTGTGTACTATAGAGAGATACAAAAGAATGCGTACCTCAAGAGAATACCGGAGGATTACAGTGGCAAGCTACGACCGTTGGTGCACAAG AAACCACCTCTCAAACCGATGTGGACGTTGCTCTGTGTGCACAATGGTAAAACACCATACCTTGAACAGTACCCCACACAAGACAGTCCGACGACACACGCACATAAACCAGCATGGCGTGTGTGTCTCAAAGGAGCGAGACACGTGACAGCGAGTGTGAAACCTCATACAGGGCAGGAATATGATTTTCTAGTGGATACGGAGAGCGGACCGGTCAGAATGGTGGCTCCTGATTG GGTCCCGGGAATAGAATTAGGTCCGAATATCCGTCCAATAACCACGCAGAACTCTATAGAATCTACAGAACACAAAACCACGACTACCGTAAACACAAGCACACACACAAATACACAAAACGTTAACAGCACACACGCAGTAACTTCTACATTAAATGACACACGATCCACTACAGTTACACTAAACGACACAACCGTCACATCACTATCGAACGTCAGAAATGTCACAACGACATCAGTTGACAGCACATCACTACAAACTGTCAATGTCAAAGCGTTGACAACCCTAGCGAGCGTACGGAATCTGCTAAATGTCAACACGACGAATGTCAACTCGCCGCTCAATGACATTAATGTCAATACATCGCTGACAAATGTCAGGAATGCACTCAACAGCATAGTGACGTCAGAAGTTGATATTTCGAACTGGGATGCGCCGATCTCCCTACCAAGTACTAGTAGAGATAAGATCGAGCCGAAAAGTGTAGCTAAAATATGTGGTCAAAGTGTTTGTTTGGATGACTCTATATTGAAAAGGACAGTGTCGACTAGTGATGATGAATTTTTCACGGAGATGGATAAAATCAGTGATTCGGTTGATAATTTAGATGATTTTGCGTATACACAGCGTCTGAATGTTACTGATGCCGAAGTAAAGGAGGAAGAGAG TACTCCACAAAGAACAAATATAACAGTGATTCAAGTTTCTAACAAAGGTCCACCACACACAGCCATACCCGTATTAGGGCCAGAGACAGACATATTCGATTTCAACTTCAAACAAAAACTATCGATCAAACCGAACCAGCCAGACTTCGTAAACATTGTCAATACGGAACAGAATTCAGAATACGGCACCGTGTTCGACAAACCGGACTCAGAATACGGACACATCAGTTTGACAACAACCGTCAGTGTGACAGGTCGCGATGACAAGTCCGACGCAAGTGTCAATGTCAAGTCTGACGCTGTCAATGTCAAGTCTGATGCAAGTGTCCATGTCAAAAGTGACGGCGTGTACGAGAGGCTCTGTATGGCGTCAACGTCAAACGCTTCGCCTTTGTCTGTGAGGCGGTTGAGgaatgaaaaaataagaaaGTCTTCGTTGCCAAATTTGGAATTGGAATCGACGTATGAATGTCTGTTCCCTAGTCAAGATAATAGGAGAGTGAACGGTGAAGCGAATTCCAATGTGAACTCGAATGTGTCAAATTCGATTGTGCCAAATTCGAATGTGTCAAATTCGAATGTTCCAAATTCGAATGTGTCAAATTCGAATGTTCAAAATTCGAATGTGTCGAATACGAATACAAATGTTGCGAATTTAAATTCGAATGTATCTAGAACGAATGTAGAATCTAATGATAGACTAAGGAATAACGTAGAAAGGTCGCACAGTCAGAATGCGTACGATAATGGGCCACGATTGAGGGAACGGAGGGTGCAAAATAATAGTCCTAAGAGAGAGAAAAATG ATAAACCAACAACTAATATGCAACAGAAACCAATATGGCGACGAGGGCTAACAGAACTATCTTTATTGACTCGATTGAAGAGTATTGGTTTGAAAAGAGCGGAGAGTCCTACGAGGCAGGAGTGTGATATTgaaag GAATGTGACGTCACCAACGAAAGTTGTGCACAGATCTCGTACAGGCGCAAGAGTTGACAGCAGCCGGAGGAGAAGCAATTCTCTAAGTAATG GCCAGCCAGCCCAATCGGCCGTATCTCTGCGCGTACGGCAAGCGCTATCGCTCCGCGCGGAGCAGGCTCGCGGCGCGTGCTGTGTGGGCGCCGTGCCCGCACGGGACCCGCCGCTGCTTGCTGATTGTGACGGGGCCGTGTG GATAGCACGTTGGAACAGCGGTGGTAACCGATGTGGGGGGAGGTCGGGGGATCGAGTCGCGGCGGTGGCCGGCGTGCAGCCCACGTGCGCGAGCCATGCTAGGCAGATTGTTAAGGGCGCTAATAAGCATATG GTGGACGTCCTCTTTCACAGAGTGCCGTTgggtaaaatatttgttattaccAAAAAGGACCATGAACTCTtag GTATAAAACTAGACAGCGAGTGTACTATACAGTCTGTGGACACGAACGGGCCTGCCTACCGCGCCGGGTTGCCGCCAGGCAAGTGGGCTGTCACCGAGGTCAATAATAGGCCGATCAATTTGATAAAG gGCGGCGAAGAAGAAATGAACAGAATTAGCGCGCGAGGAACCGAAGTGTCGATATTGATTCAACCGACGAGTTTGGTGAAAAAATTACGGGCAGCTATTAAAGGGAACAGACCACTTTTAGCTCTTagatag